One genomic region from Pseudorca crassidens isolate mPseCra1 chromosome 11, mPseCra1.hap1, whole genome shotgun sequence encodes:
- the RNF41 gene encoding E3 ubiquitin-protein ligase NRDP1: MGYDVTRFQGDVDEDLICPICSGVLEEPVQAPHCEHAFCNACITQWFSQQQTCPVDRSVVTVAHLRPVPRIMRNMLSKLQIACDNAVFGCSAIVRLDNLMSHLSDCEHNPKRPVTCEQGCGLEMPKDELPNHNCIKHLRSVVQQQQTRIAELEKTSAEHKHQLAEQKRDIQLLKAYMRAIRSVNPNLQSLEETIEYNEILEWVNSLQPARVTRWGGMISTPDAVLQAVIKRSLVESGCPASIVNELIENAHERSWPQGLATLETRQMNRRYYENYVAKRIPGKQAVVVMACENQHMGDDMVQEPGLVMIFAHGVEEI, translated from the exons ATGGGGTATGATGTAACCCGTTTCCAGGGGGACGTTGACGAAGACCTTATCTGTCCTATTTGCAGTGGAGTCTTGGAGGAGCCAGTCCAG GCGCCTCACTGCGAGCATGCTTTCTGCAACGCCTGCATCACCCAGTGGTTCTCTCAGCAGCAGACGTGTCCGGTGGACCGGAGTGTTGTGACGGTCGCCCACCTGCGCCCAGTACCTCGGATCATGCGGAACATGTTGTCAAAGCTGCAGATCGCCTGCGACAACGCTGTGTTTGGCTGCAGTGCTATTGTCCGGCTTGACAACCTCATGTCTCACCTCAGTGACTGTGAGCACAACCCAAAACGGCCTGTGACCTGTGAACAGGGCTGTGG CCTGGAGATGCCCAAAGATGAGCTGCCAAACCACAACTGCATTAAGCACCTGCGCTCAGTGGTACAGCAGCAGCAGACACGAATTGCAGAGCTGGAAAAGACCTCAGCAGAACACAAACACCAGCTGGCAGAGCAG AAACGAGACATCCAGCTTCTCAAGGCGTACATGCGTGCAATTCGCAGTGTCAACCCCAACCTTCAGAGCCTGGAGGAGACGATTGAGTACAACGAGATCCTAGA GTGGGTGAACTCCCTGCAGCCGGCACGAGTGACCCGCTGGGGAGGGATGATCTCCACCCCAGATGCTGTACTCCAGGCTGTAATCAAGCGCTCCCTGGTGGAGAGTGGCTGTCCTGCGTCTATTGTCAACGAGCTGATCGAAAATGCCCATGAGCGTAGCTGGCCCCAGGGTCTGGCCACACTAGAGACAAGACAGATGAACCGGCGTTACTATGAGAACTACGTGGCCAAGCGCATCCCTGGCAAGCAGGCTGTTGTCGTGATGGCCTGTGAGAACCAGCACATGGGTGATGACATGGTGCAGGAGCCAGGGCTTGTCATGATATTTGCGCATGGCGTGGAAGAGATATAG
- the NABP2 gene encoding SOSS complex subunit B1 isoform X2: MSLFPGCGLISLGYSTMAGGVGGRELELRGKSRWTLKPSRRSGVLRLGQHDDGDLREGYQARAQEPEPHLHCAGDRWFCKTKDGHEVRTCKVADKTGSINISVWDDVGNLIQPGDIIRLTKGYASVFKGCLTLYTGRGGDLQKIGEFCMVYSEVPNFSEPNPEYSAQQAPNKTVQNDSSPTAPQPTTGPPATSPAGTKKTVSPFLWASFLFPAVR, encoded by the exons ATGTCCCTCTTCCCGGGTTGTGGTTTGATTTCCTTAGGGTACAGCACCATGGCTGGGGGTGTGGGCGGGAGAGAACTTGAGCTCCGAGGAAAGTCAAGGTGGACCCTAAAGCCCTCTAGGAGAAG TGGGGTGCTGAGGCTCGGGCAGCATGACGACGGAGACCTTCGTGAAGGATATCAAGCCCGGGCTCAAGAACCTGAACCTCATCTTCATTGTGCTGGAGACAGGTGGTTCTG CAAGACAAAGGACGGGCACGAGGTTCGGACCTGCAAAGTGGCAGACAAAACTGGCAGCATCAATATCTCCGTCTGGGACGACGTGGGCAACCTGATCCAGCCTGGGGATATTATCCGGCTCACCAAAGG GTACGCTTCAGTGTTCAAAGGTTGTCTGACATTGTACACTGGCCGTGGGGGTGATCTTCAAAAGATTGGAGA ATTCTGTATGGTTTATTCTGAGGTTCCTAACTTCAGTGAGCCAAATCCAGAATACAGTGCCCAGCAGGCACCCAACAAGACG GTGCAGAACGATAGCAGCCCTACGGCTCCCCAGCCTACCACCGGACCCCCCGCCACTTCTCCAG CTGGAACCAAGAAGACTGTGTCCCCCTTCCTCTGGGCGTCCTTCCTGTTTCCTGCTGTCAGGTAA
- the NABP2 gene encoding SOSS complex subunit B1 isoform X1 has translation MSLFPGCGLISLGYSTMAGGVGGRELELRGKSRWTLKPSRRSGVLRLGQHDDGDLREGYQARAQEPEPHLHCAGDRWFCKTKDGHEVRTCKVADKTGSINISVWDDVGNLIQPGDIIRLTKGFCMVYSEVPNFSEPNPEYSAQQAPNKTVQNDSSPTAPQPTTGPPATSPASESQNGNGLSTPPGPGGGPHPPHTPPHPPTPRITRSQPNHTPAGPPGPSSSPVSNGKETRRSSKR, from the exons ATGTCCCTCTTCCCGGGTTGTGGTTTGATTTCCTTAGGGTACAGCACCATGGCTGGGGGTGTGGGCGGGAGAGAACTTGAGCTCCGAGGAAAGTCAAGGTGGACCCTAAAGCCCTCTAGGAGAAG TGGGGTGCTGAGGCTCGGGCAGCATGACGACGGAGACCTTCGTGAAGGATATCAAGCCCGGGCTCAAGAACCTGAACCTCATCTTCATTGTGCTGGAGACAGGTGGTTCTG CAAGACAAAGGACGGGCACGAGGTTCGGACCTGCAAAGTGGCAGACAAAACTGGCAGCATCAATATCTCCGTCTGGGACGACGTGGGCAACCTGATCCAGCCTGGGGATATTATCCGGCTCACCAAAGG ATTCTGTATGGTTTATTCTGAGGTTCCTAACTTCAGTGAGCCAAATCCAGAATACAGTGCCCAGCAGGCACCCAACAAGACG GTGCAGAACGATAGCAGCCCTACGGCTCCCCAGCCTACCACCGGACCCCCCGCCACTTCTCCAG CCTCTGAGAGCCAGAACGGGAATGGACTGAGCACCCCACCAGGTCCTGGTGGTGGCCCACACCCCCCTcacactcccccccacccccccaccccccgaattACCCGAAGCCAGCCCAACCACACGCCTGCCGGCCCTCCTGGCCCCTCCAGCAGCCCTGTCAGTAATGGCAAAGAAACCCGGAGGAGCAGCAAGAGATAG
- the NABP2 gene encoding SOSS complex subunit B1 isoform X3: MTTETFVKDIKPGLKNLNLIFIVLETGRVTKTKDGHEVRTCKVADKTGSINISVWDDVGNLIQPGDIIRLTKGYASVFKGCLTLYTGRGGDLQKIGEFCMVYSEVPNFSEPNPEYSAQQAPNKTVQNDSSPTAPQPTTGPPATSPASESQNGNGLSTPPGPGGGPHPPHTPPHPPTPRITRSQPNHTPAGPPGPSSSPVSNGKETRRSSKR; encoded by the exons ATGACGACGGAGACCTTCGTGAAGGATATCAAGCCCGGGCTCAAGAACCTGAACCTCATCTTCATTGTGCTGGAGACAG GCCGAGTGACCAAGACAAAGGACGGGCACGAGGTTCGGACCTGCAAAGTGGCAGACAAAACTGGCAGCATCAATATCTCCGTCTGGGACGACGTGGGCAACCTGATCCAGCCTGGGGATATTATCCGGCTCACCAAAGG GTACGCTTCAGTGTTCAAAGGTTGTCTGACATTGTACACTGGCCGTGGGGGTGATCTTCAAAAGATTGGAGA ATTCTGTATGGTTTATTCTGAGGTTCCTAACTTCAGTGAGCCAAATCCAGAATACAGTGCCCAGCAGGCACCCAACAAGACG GTGCAGAACGATAGCAGCCCTACGGCTCCCCAGCCTACCACCGGACCCCCCGCCACTTCTCCAG CCTCTGAGAGCCAGAACGGGAATGGACTGAGCACCCCACCAGGTCCTGGTGGTGGCCCACACCCCCCTcacactcccccccacccccccaccccccgaattACCCGAAGCCAGCCCAACCACACGCCTGCCGGCCCTCCTGGCCCCTCCAGCAGCCCTGTCAGTAATGGCAAAGAAACCCGGAGGAGCAGCAAGAGATAG
- the NABP2 gene encoding SOSS complex subunit B1 isoform X4 translates to MTTETFVKDIKPGLKNLNLIFIVLETGRVTKTKDGHEVRTCKVADKTGSINISVWDDVGNLIQPGDIIRLTKGFCMVYSEVPNFSEPNPEYSAQQAPNKTVQNDSSPTAPQPTTGPPATSPASESQNGNGLSTPPGPGGGPHPPHTPPHPPTPRITRSQPNHTPAGPPGPSSSPVSNGKETRRSSKR, encoded by the exons ATGACGACGGAGACCTTCGTGAAGGATATCAAGCCCGGGCTCAAGAACCTGAACCTCATCTTCATTGTGCTGGAGACAG GCCGAGTGACCAAGACAAAGGACGGGCACGAGGTTCGGACCTGCAAAGTGGCAGACAAAACTGGCAGCATCAATATCTCCGTCTGGGACGACGTGGGCAACCTGATCCAGCCTGGGGATATTATCCGGCTCACCAAAGG ATTCTGTATGGTTTATTCTGAGGTTCCTAACTTCAGTGAGCCAAATCCAGAATACAGTGCCCAGCAGGCACCCAACAAGACG GTGCAGAACGATAGCAGCCCTACGGCTCCCCAGCCTACCACCGGACCCCCCGCCACTTCTCCAG CCTCTGAGAGCCAGAACGGGAATGGACTGAGCACCCCACCAGGTCCTGGTGGTGGCCCACACCCCCCTcacactcccccccacccccccaccccccgaattACCCGAAGCCAGCCCAACCACACGCCTGCCGGCCCTCCTGGCCCCTCCAGCAGCCCTGTCAGTAATGGCAAAGAAACCCGGAGGAGCAGCAAGAGATAG
- the SLC39A5 gene encoding zinc transporter ZIP5 — protein sequence MGPPVSHLLAGLCVWVALGWVGGSAPYLGPAEQEQNHYLAQLFGLYGENGTLTAGGLARLLHSLGLGRVQALHLGHHGPPAGQATPPAGDNSTHRPQDPELSVDIWAGLPLHPPGWGDLEETEAPAPPHGPAPSGLGLFHRLLLLDHSLADHLNEDCLNGSQLLVNFGLSPAAPLTPRQFALLCPALLYQIDSRVCIRAPAPTPPGDLLSALVHSALAVLLLSLPAPLSLLLLRLLGPHLLQPLLGFLGALAVGTLCGDALLHLLPHAQGGQHAGPGGQPEEDLGPGLSVLGGLFLLFVLENMLGLLRRRGLKPRCCQRKRKDLRTPNLDPEDGSGMVLRPLQAVPEPGAQGQREQDSQPPAVLAPPGRQGHSHGCQGSGGTNITWMVLLGDGLHNFTDGLAIGAAFSDGFSSGLSTTIAVFCHELPHELGDFAMLLQAGLPFRRLLLLSLVSGVLGLGGAALGVGLSLGPVPLTPWVFGVTAGVFLYVALVDMLPALLRPPGPLPTLHVLLQGLGLLLGGGLMLTIALLEEQLWPLVSDG from the exons ATGGGGCCCCCAGTGAGTCATCTGCTGGCTGGCCTGTGTGTGTGGGTGGCCTTGGGCTGGGTAGGGGGCTCAGCCCCCTACCTGGGCCCTGCTGAGCAGGAGCAGAACCATTACCTGGCCCAGCTGTTTGGCCTGTATGGGGAGAATGGGACGCTGACTGCAGGGGGCCTAGCGAGGCTTCTCCACAGCCTGGGGCTAGGCCGAGTTCAGGCCCTCCACCTGGGACACCACGGGCCTCCAGCTGGTCAGGCTACACCCCCAGCTGGAGACAATTCCACGCACAG GCCCCAGGACCCCGAGCTGAGTGTGGACATCTGGGCAGGGCTGCCCCTGCACCCCCCTGGATGGGGTGACCTGGAGGAGACCGAGGCCCCAGCACCACCCCATGGGCCAGCCCCATCGGGCCTGGGCCTCTTTCACAGGCTTCTGCTGCTGGACCATTCACTGGCTGACCATCTGAATGAGGAT TGTCTGAATGGCTCCCAGCTGCTGGTCAATTTTGGCTTGAGCCCTGCTGCTCCTCTGACCCCTCGTCAGTTTGCTCTGCTGTGTCCAGCCCTGCTTTATCAGATTGACAGCCGTGTCTGCATCCGGGCCCCAGCTCCAACACCCCCAGGGGATCTGCTATCTG CCCTGGTTCATAGTGCCCTGGCGGTCCTGCTGCTCAGCCTGCCTGCTCCCCTCTCCTTGCTGCTGCTGCGGCTCCTGGGACCTCATCTGTTGCAGCCCCTGCTGGGCTTCCTGGGGGCCCTGGCCGTGGGCACTCTTTGTGGGGACGCCCTGCTACACCTGCTGCCACAT GCGCAAGGAGGGCAGCATGCTGGACCTGGCGGGCAGCCAGAGGAGGACCTGGGACCAGGACTGTCGGTGCTTGGtggtctctttcttctcttcgTCCTGGAGAACATGCTAGGGCTTTTGCGGCGACGAGGGCTCAAGCCA AGGTGCTGCCAGCgaaaaagaaaggatctcagAACTCCAAACCTGGACCCAGAGGATGGCAGTGGGATGGTGCTTCGGCCCCTGCAGGCAGTTCCAG AGCCAGGGGCTCAGGGCCAGAGGGAGCAGGACAGCCAGCCCCCAGCAGTCCTGGCCCCTCCTGGGCGCCAAGGCCACAGTCATGGATGTCAGGGTAGCGGTGGCACCAATATCACGTGGATGGTCCTCCTGGGGGATGGTCTGCACAACTTCACTGATGGGCTGGCCATAG GCGCGGCCTTCTCTGATGGCTTCTCCAGTGGCCTCAGCACCACCATAGCAGTCTTCTGCCACGAGCTGCCCCATGAACTGG GTGACTTCGCGATGCTGCTCCAGGCAGGGCTGCCCTTCCggcggctgctgctgctgagCCTGGTGTCTGGAGTCCTGGGACTGGGGGGtgcagccctgggggtggggctcagTTTGGGCCCTGTCCCCCTCACGCCCTGGGTGTTTGGGGTCACTGCCGGGGTCTTCCTCTACGTGGCCCTTGTGGACATG ctaCCAGCCCTGCTTCGTCCACCTGGGCCCCTCCCTACGCTCCATGTGCTactgcaggggctggggctgctgctgggggGTGGCCTCATGCTCACCATAGCCCTGCTGGAGGAGCAGCTGTGGCCTCTGGTCTCTGATGGCTGA